CTTCTCGAATAAGATTTCATCTCTAATTTTGTGATATAGTTGCGGCTATGAGTGATAACTAGAAGAGGGTTCTTTAAAATTTAATGCTGACAGATGTACTAATTTATAAAAGTTTTAGGTTAATGAGACTAGTTGTTGTAGATAATTCAGATTGTCaattaaaataatattagtaTTTActtcaataaattaacCTTGAAAAGTTGCAAGAAAGTCAGCAGGTGTACTGTTCTAACCAAGTTCATGTAACAACGAAGCCATGCAAGGACTCTTTAACTTTCACGTAGTGTTGATCCGAGGTATATTCAAGGTGCTAAGTTAATAAAAACCATGTCTTCAACACAGTATTGACTGAGCCAGAATAAGGAGAAAAAGAACCACTCAAACATTGTTCATATATCTTTCTTGAGCTATTCttcatttgttttgatgattgttcatttgtttttgagTTCATATTGttatatctttttttttgacttcACTTTACCCTAAACCAATTGGATTACCAAAAATAGATTAATAATCTAATGAAtctaaataatttttaaatctctcctcctcctccccATTCTCCATTCTCTTTGTTTACATATccatatatatacatatattgTTCAAACCAAGTAAAATATAGACATATATATCATTTTTCGTTAAGATGGTTTTCCCAATATGGTTATTTGAGTATAGAATTTAGATTTGCAACTAGACCAACCAACcgaacaaaaaaatttttttttcttttgacCTCTTTTTTATTCGCAACTTCCCAAAAGAGtaattttttcagttttgtTCTATACCCTTTTCAAGTAATAATATTACTATAGACCTCTTTTTGGAATTATATCAAGACAATATAAACTGATTGTATATGATTTCTCCTTCCCTAAAAAGGAGTACCATAACATTCATATAAAATGATATATAAACTTCATGAATAGTACGAGATTTCATTccttcaaataattttatattttctttttctttttcttgtttattcagtcgtttttttttctttaccCTATACCACCCAAGACATATTTACACATCCATACATTCGTTATGAAATTATCTACAACTACTGCTTTAGCAGTTTTGGCCACTGCCACTGCAATTAGTGCTGCTccagaacaacaacaacaacaagaatcACAATTTGCTTCTAAAGCATTAACCAAAAGAGAAGAACAAGATATTCAAGAATTAGTTCAACACATTAACAACTATAAAACTAGAAGAGATGctattgatgaagaaatcatGAAAAGAGATTATGCTATTGTTACTGATGTATTAGCAGCTATTAATCAATCACAATTGGCTCCTAAAATTTTGGATTATTTGGTTAGTAATGAAACTTTCAAAccaattgttgttaatgTTACCATTGCCACAATGAAATCAGGGATTATTTCCTTACAAGCTCTTTTAGATGCTTTAGTTTCTTCTAATTTGGCAGTTAATCttgttaatgatttgattagtGATTGTTCATTATatgttgaattatttaatgcTGCTAAAAGTGTCATTAATGATCTTGCTTCTAAAGTTAAAGGTTTGATTTCTAAAGGTGTTAGTCAGTTGATTACTAGAGATGAAACTGATATTGATGCCTTGGCTCCATATGTTGTCACTATGGAAAAAAGACTTGATTTAGAtggtgttgttgataatttgttgGATTCTTTATATAAATCTGGTTTAGCTACTTCGGTTGTTAAAGATATTTTGACTAATTCTGATTATATTCCATTTGCTActgatttaattaaagcTATGATTgccaataatttaattgatcttggtaatattgttgatgcTGTCAAACAATCTGGTTTGGTTACTCAATTATTCCAAAAACTTGTAAACTTTGGTACCGTACAAACCGTTGCTGAAACTGCTTTTGCTGCTTATGCTGGTGAATGTCAAGGCTCTGGTGCAATCTCTGGTGGATCTGGATCAGGTTCCGGTTCCGGATCTGGATCTGGATCAGGTACTAGTACAATT
This genomic stretch from Candida albicans SC5314 chromosome 1, complete sequence harbors:
- a CDS encoding uncharacterized protein (Protein of unknown function; substrate for Kex2 processing in vitro; repressed by alpha pheromone in SpiderM medium; Spider biofilm induced; Bcr1-repressed in a/a RPMI biofilms) — encoded protein: MKLSTTTALAVLATATAISAAPEQQQQQESQFASKALTKREEQDIQELVQHINNYKTRRDAIDEEIMKRDYAIVTDVLAAINQSQLAPKILDYLVSNETFKPIVVNVTIATMKSGIISLQALLDALVSSNLAVNLVNDLISDCSLYVELFNAAKSVINDLASKVKGLISKGVSQLITRDETDIDALAPYVVTMEKRLDLDGVVDNLLDSLYKSGLATSVVKDILTNSDYIPFATDLIKAMIANNLIDLGNIVDAVKQSGLVTQLFQKLVNFGTVQTVAETAFAAYAGECQGSGAISGGSGSGSGSGSGSGSGTSTITTGGSSSGGSSGGSSHGSSAGPCKKRRRRRRRSNY